The stretch of DNA TTCATATCCGCCGGTTGAGGTGGAAGCTGAGGCGTCGGTGGATCCGAAAGCCGTGACTTAGTCCGCATCTTAAGCAAATTGCTAGAGCTTCTCGGCACCGGAGCGGTTCCACTACACTTGACAACTTCTCCACCACCATCGTTATTGTTACGGCTGTCTCGTCTTCCCACGGAGTCAggtttagtagtagtagtagtagtaggagGCGGGACTTTCGCCGACGTCGGAGATTCCGATACCGGAGTCAAACCTCTGGACTGAAGCTCGTCCATACTAAGGTCCATATCAAGACAAATCTCACCAGAAGCTTGCTGTTTATGAAGAAACTGACCAATTAGCTTCGTCGGAGGATCTTCGCCGCGGCGAAACTCAAACCCTTCGTCGTGTAGCTCCCCAGTCGTGGAGGCGGATCTATCGGAACCAGACGCGGcggaagcagcagcagcattaTGGCCTTTGTTGAGGTTACCTTCTCCATCAGTCCAGAAATCGTAACTACCGTCTCTCCAAATCCTTCCAACGGTCTCTCCGCCGGTGCTTCCTTTGTCACCGTCGATTTTGACGATTACTTCTCGCCGGTCAGCCGAATCAACGGCCATTACAGCTCACCGTTTCTAAAAACGAATAATATCCAGCGAAATTTAGGTTTTGGCGTACACGGTACACACCGCCCgattttagaaagaaagaaagaaaaaaaaaattataacactTTTGGGTAACTGTGTGAAAAGCTATAGAGAAGAGAAAAcgctttttcttttatttgatcaGAGAGGAGCTGGTGATGACTCTCTATGACTAAtgtatgtgagagagagaaagagagagagtaaggaAATAATATTATCTAATTAAAGTATGACGCGTGTAAGGCAATCGCTGAAACACacaactctaaacacaattcttctctctctatctgtcttaatattagtagtaatttttttttgatataccAAACTTTGGCAAAgttcgagaagaagaagatgggaacATGCTCACGGCGGGTGAACCATATAgggcttttttttgtttgtttcttttcgtCAAACTTTTTGGCAAAACTAacctttgtttatgttttccttttgtGGATATcgttttacatattttgtttgattctctAGCCATATCTGATTATTCCATTTTTGGTATTGTTTAAGAGGTTAGGTTTTGTGGGGATGGGACATTCGTCACATGTATCGTGgtttgatacattttttttaagtgttaaaaGGCTTCTAGTGGTGTTTAGTttgtactccctccgtttcaaaatataggatgttttggagaaattgtttgtttcataatataggatgctttcaaatttcaatacaacttttagattagtttagtattttatattatgcagtattgtttctgattagtTGCAGTTATTAAAAgcaaagacttcttaatctgcgtgttttgcttaaaatatcctatattttgaaacagagggagtagttTATTATATTCAAACTACGGTACTAGAGAGTTCCAGAAATGAGAAAGTTACAAACTTTTACAATTGTGGAGCCAATAAACCCATTCATGTTATAGAACCTGTAAATTGATCTATTACCAAATATCAGAGAAAAAGAGTCTTCAGTCTTCACAAGTCTCTCAGTTGTGTGAGGCGGATATTTGactttggaaagaaaaaagcGACATTTGCGGCGGTAATATCAGCCGTAGAATTCACGCGTTTGAGAAGCGCGTATGCCACTTGTCAGCTGTGTATTGGATGGATGTCGCGGCCTATGGGCCACTGTCGTATCATATCCCGGACCACAGGCTCGTCGTAGAAACAACGCATAGTAGGTTGTCTTCATGTTTCCAAAACACTCAAGTAACAGGCCTGTTAAGTCTCAATCTTTTTCTTGAGgcttctatattattattataaactgGCCACCAGGCACTTTATCTTATGTAACGTCGAGAATATTTGCAAAAGAAGATGATAGGACCACGACATAATagtaaaaatgacaaaaagagGAATGTATTCTCGAACTAATCACTACTCTTCTTAGCTTTTATCTTTCTCAACTAATACTGGTGCTTTGTTGTTGCCTTTTtctcaagctttttccttaCATTTTCAAGACAAAGGTTCCAGAAGTTTTATCTCCCTCATTGTGATGTTGGACTACTAATTGCACACAACAGATTGTATTTTACACATAATAGAATGCATACTGTTGTTTAACAATAGATTAAATCTAACCTCACTGAGAAAACATGGCCCTCCTCATCGTTTTTACTTAGGCCCAATTCTGGAGTATAAACTGTTGCATCAAAATCGCCACAATGCTTCCCAAGCTTATGTTGATCACGTTGACTACATCATTGTTTAGCTACACATTGCAAAATGGTGACAAACGTAAGTCAACAACATACAGTAAACGGAGAACAACGAAATCATTGCATTCTTGTTTTGCCGGTAACTAACtgcaccaaattaaaaaaatttgtatggaACGGAAATCTATTATCCACTCAAGccagttatatatatttatatatcggTCTTGCTGCCAGAAGTGGCGGTATTTTCGTCTGCTTATCATCTTATTGCATTGACTAAGCAGACAGAGCGAgagcaatcaaacaaaaacaagagttCATTGAGTGAGCATACCCATTTGAATCCTTCTTTGTCTTGAAAAGATGCACCTATTATGCTCTCTCCAAGATTGGCGATCTGTGAAGCTAGTACACATACAGCTGCTTCTGGAGGAGTTATCTGTGCTCAAgagatcaaaaagaaaaaaacgttcAAATCATGCGTCTTTATCAACATGAAGACGAAGTGACacgggatttttttttgggagcaAATAACAAAGATGCCTCCATTCCtcaacaatatatttgataacCTCTATTACCTGACCCAGGAAACAGCCAACAGAGGCAAGAAAAAATGATGCTAAAAGTCCAGCCAATGTTCCTTCAACACTCATAGCTCCCTCGGTTCCTCTTGGTACAATCTTGAATGTTGTGGCTAAATACCTGCAAATTTGCAGCAGTCAGTAAGAGGAGAAAATGCATGCAGTATAATTCACAAGTCTTTGACATACTTTAAACAAGAAACAGACACAAACCAATACAGAAGAGATGATAAGGCGGATAACAGTAGCAATACTCACGTTGTTTTTCCATAAGCTTTGCCTAACTCGCTAGAGACAGTGTCAGACACTTTGGTACAGAAACTGGAAACAAAACCAAGCCGGAAAAGCTGAGAAAAAGCTGGTCCTCCAACTTGATATATTGAAAGAAAAGCACAGACACATCCAGCAGCACTTGAACCAATCACACTACGGGGTCCTCTTCTACCTTTTCTCTTCTCTGCCACGCCTTGTGCTTCCTTTTCCGACATTTTAACCTTTGTTGCCGCTGTTCCCTGTGACATTGTAAATCATCTAAACCAGAATCAATCCCACAATTTAGTGCTACTATTTCCCAGCTCTGATATTACAAATCTAAAACTTTTAAGCAaacttgtatatatgtatagtaaaAGACAAAGTATCTCAAAGTTGAACATGATCAGATCTCAATGTCAAATTCAATAACAATGAAGaatgtgattttgatttctaaatGTTTAACAGAGTCAGGGGATCAAATTTACGGATCAAGTTTCATAACAATTGCACTTACTATGACGAAGTAAGCAGCGACTAAGAGGAAACCAGCAGAGCCATAAGCACGCCAAGTAAGAGTACCGAGCAAAAACGCGGCGGCGATCCCAGAAGCGGACAATCCAGTAACAAGAAGCGGTGAACCGagaacaaaaatcaacaaattgtTAGCCAATGCGGATTTCCAAGTAGGAGACGCCGATTGAATCAGCTTCATCGCCTCCGTCATCACTCCTTCCACCGATGCAGCAGCCGCCACCGTAACACCGTCGGCTCTGCTTCCCGACGACGATAGCATTCCGTTTGAAAAGGGTTCGAGATTAAACCGTCCGAATCGGCTGGATCTAGCGTGTGAAAATACCGAGAGTTTTGGGATTCTCAGAGGAGGTGAAGAAACTGATCTACAAGGATTTAAGAGTAGTAGAGTNNNNNNNNNNNNNNNNNNNNNNNNNNNNNNNNNNNNNNNNNNNNNNNNNNaaaaaaaaaaaaaaaaaaacagtgtttCGGGTTGGATCCGGAGCTCCGAACAAAACCGGATCCTTAACCcgttttatgttattttctcGGTCATAGAATGAAAGattatttacggttgtgccacTAAGTACTATTTACTGAAGAAACCCAATCTTATCCGAGAAATCAGAAAAAGAGCAGAAGAATTGttttggagaagagagaaaaaaaaaaacaaaaatggcggTTCTTTGCTCGTCAACGACGGTGattctcccttcttcttcttcttcggtgaAACCCTCCGGAAGTGACAGAAGGTCTCCGTTTTTAGGGTTCTCTCTGAAGCCGTCGGCACGAGTCGGCATTAACGCCAACGCGAAGAGAGGATTGCAAGTGAAGTGTGAAGCTGAGCAGACGACGACTTCTCTTGTTCCGGCGAATCAGCGATGGATGttcgacgaagaagaagctaatggccCTGTAACCACATTATCTCCCCTCTTTGTCTTTCATCTGTTCACATCTCTGTAACTTGTGTGCTTAATCATGCCTTTATAAAGTTTCGAACTTTAGCTCTTGCCCTGAAATTTTCATGGAATTTGAAGtataagtttgtttgttttccccTCCCAATTGCGATTTACTAGGTAGTGGATTTTGCCTTTGACTCATACTGAGCAGTTTTACTTTTTCATGTTTGGTTAGGGAGGAAGGTATAAGTagcttgaaagttgaaacctttATTGAGTGTATACTATGGTTTACAGGACATCTGGAACACGACTTGGTATCCAAAAGCTTCGGACCATGTGAACACGGATAAGCCCTGGTTTGTGGTTGATGCAACTGACAAAATTCTTGGTAGATTAGCATCAACAATTGCTAATTACATCCGTGGGAAGAATCTTGCCTCCTACACTCCTAGTGTTGACATGGGCGCCTTTGTGATCGTGGTATGTGTTTCTTCAGCTATCTGTGTGGATAAAGATATGTGATATGCTTTACTTAACCAACCACTGGGAGATATAAGGCCTTTTATGTAGATGTTTGGGAAATGTTTGTAACTTTGCATATGTTTTCAACGAGCTCTCCTTCATATGATTACTAATGCTTTTTTTTCGGTTGTTTTGTTTAAAGGTAAACGCTGAGAAAGTTGCTGTATCTGGAAAGAAGAGGAACCAAAAGCTATACAGGAGGCACTCTGGACGACCTGGTGGTATGACAGTTGAAACTTTTGATCAATTGCAGCAGAGAATTCCTGAAAGAATCATTGAGCATGCTGTTCGTGGGATGCTTCCAAAGGGACGGGTTAGATCCTAGCTCTTTATTAGTTTCTTTGGACACTGACGCAAAAcgtttttctttggtttataaATTGAACTTGTGAAACACTCGTGGATATTGGTACTAGTTTTCGAACGCTCTCTAACTTTGGTCTGACCATTTTGTGGCAGCTTGGGAGAGCTCTGTTCAATCACCTGAAGGTGTACAAAGGTCCGGACCATCCTCACGAGGCCCAGAAGCCGCTTGATCTGCCTATCAGGGACAAGAGAATACAgctgcaaaaataaaaacactgcGGAACATTGCATAAGCCTCACTGTCCGGACCATTATCACTAAGCGCAGGGGAGTTTTTTCTTCTCAGGTTTCTGTAGTTTCTTCATCTCAAAACCAGAGGAGACTTTgcagattcttgtattttgctTCTATCAACTCTGTGAAATATTTgcagattcttgtattttgctTCTATCAACTCTAGAAAGCTTTCTAATGTGAAATATCTCTCATTCAATTTTTGCGACTGACTATCTTCTTCAAGTCAAcaagttttttgtttacaaaacatcaagtTCTCAAGCTCACTACTTAAAACATCTTTTATCATAAGCAACACTAACCACcgtttgacaacaacaacaaaaatttctcTTCACTTGCCTCTCTCCGGGAGATTACTGGATCAATATAGCTTCATTTCTTATGCAGGAGCTTTTGCGATTGCACGAGAAAGCACACTAAAATGAAGCTTAGAAGTAGAACACTCCCAGAAGAGACCAACTTCGTCTCCTTTCTTCAAGTCTCTTCTTTGAATAAATGTTTTCAACCAACCATTCTTGAGAACATAGCTACTCCGGAGTGCTAGACACAGCTCGTGCTCACTGTCTGTATCGTGGTCATACACCTTAACCGTGATTCCGGGTTTACCTCTGTCTATCTTTTGGGAATCTTCTAGAGGGAGATTTTTCAGAATGTGCTCCTCAACAAAGCTTTTTGCCAGAATAAGTTTTTGGTTAGTAACATAGTTAACATCGCTCTTTGTCAGTTCCTTCCTGATGGTCCATTGTGGCTCCTCATTTTCATTTTGCTCTTTCGAGATAGTCTTTGGAGGCTGTTGCTGTTGATGGGACcgcaaaaagaaacaacaaatccGTATATGCTCAGATTGAAAAATTTATTGATGTTCAACTGGTTTGCTTACAAAATTGAAAGTTCACTAATTACTTACCAGAGAAGAAGAGCTAGTTGTAGGCACAGACTGAAGACTTGCTGGATTAGTATCCTGAGTTTTTGTCATGACGACAAATCCAGGGTTAGGGATCATCAGAAACTGGGCAGAGAGTCTTTGTGAGCCAAGCGAAAAGTTACTATGGTATCTTCTAGGCAGAGTACCTGCAAACACAAAGAAGAAGTGAAGGTACGTTTTCAGAGATAATACAAACCAGAAAACTCACGAGCCATAACTTATATTTACTAGCTTTGATGTTATTACTCTCGAAGTAATTTGGATTTTGCGAGAAGCAATGACTCTTCAAGGCTTCGTCTGTGTTCATCGAAGGTGGTTCTTGGCTCATACTCGTCTGATGTTTCTTCGCCTGAGATGTAGAGTGAACAAAGAGAGGCATCTTCGTTTTTATTTGATGGCAACAAAGGATCTTGACTAGTCTCTTTTCGCGGTTCTTCTTTCCCGGAGATATAGGAATGAACGTCGGAGATGAAGATCTCTGTTTCCTTGGATGTCAAGAATGATTGAGTACTCCTGCGGTTCTTGATTTATATTCGTTCGGATCTTATTCACCGGAGAGAGACGACCTCACTGCTTCCTTGGGTGCGAGCGAAGAAAGAAACACCGTTTAGAGATCTCTCGcgcttcttgattcttcttttatcgttgaaacaaatttgatatatatgggGAGTGTCTGATATTTACAGTTTCAGTCTAGATTTGATTTCGTCTCGTGCCAAGTTTTTTTATTCGGTTTGGATTAAACCGGATCGGTTTATTTGGATTAAACATCCTTTGCATTGAAATTCACCATAAACCTTCAcaattttagaaagaaatatttttcaNNNNNNNNNNNNNNNNNNNNaaaaaaaaaaaaaaaaaaaaaccttctcatgCAATACGATCAACACCAAAATAACCAAGTAAAACCAAATCATCTAGGATGATCTATCTATAACAACGTCTTCGAAATACGATCTCTTCAGCAAATTAGATCTTCTTTCTCTCAAGCACACCAACGTGGAGCCTAGAGTTAGTATTATTCCAGAAGAGTCCAATCGTGTCTCCTTTCACCAATTCTTTCTTCCTGGAAAACACTGCAGACCAGCCACCGT from Camelina sativa cultivar DH55 chromosome 9, Cs, whole genome shotgun sequence encodes:
- the LOC104714129 gene encoding protein VTE6, chloroplastic, translated to MLSSSGSRADGVTVAAAASVEGVMTEAMKLIQSASPTWKSALANNLLIFVLGSPLLVTGLSASGIAAAFLLGTLTWRAYGSAGFLLVAAYFVIGTAATKVKMSEKEAQGVAEKRKGRRGPRSVIGSSAAGCVCAFLSIYQVGGPAFSQLFRLGFVSSFCTKVSDTVSSELGKAYGKTTYLATTFKIVPRGTEGAMSVEGTLAGLLASFFLASVGCFLGQITPPEAAVCVLASQIANLGESIIGASFQDKEGFKWLNNDVVNVINISLGSIVAILMQQFILQNWA
- the LOC104714130 gene encoding 50S ribosomal protein L13, chloroplastic, which encodes MAVLCSSTTVILPSSSSSVKPSGSDRRSPFLGFSLKPSARVGINANAKRGLQVKCEAEQTTTSLVPANQRWMFDEEEANGPDIWNTTWYPKASDHVNTDKPWFVVDATDKILGRLASTIANYIRGKNLASYTPSVDMGAFVIVVNAEKVAVSGKKRNQKLYRRHSGRPGGMTVETFDQLQQRIPERIIEHAVRGMLPKGRLGRALFNHLKVYKGPDHPHEAQKPLDLPIRDKRIQLQK
- the LOC104714131 gene encoding putative B3 domain-containing protein At1g78640 encodes the protein MPLFVHSTSQAKKHQTSMSQEPPSMNTDEALKSHCFSQNPNYFESTLPRRYHSNFSLGSQRLSAQFLMIPNPGFVVMTKTQDTNPASLQSVPTTSSSSLPPKTISKEQNENEEPQWTIRKELTKSDVNYVTNQKLILAKSFVEEHILKNLPLEDSQKIDRGKPGITVKVYDHDTDSEHELCLALRSSYVLKNGWLKTFIQRRDLKKGDEVGLFWECSTSKLHFSVLSRAIAKAPA